In Phormidium yuhuli AB48, one genomic interval encodes:
- the phoU gene encoding phosphate signaling complex protein PhoU — protein MQRVNTSKLNSSRQQFERELKRLRQDVLRMGALVENSCRLSHQALFHRDLAAADVLKPLDKQIDHFYRQIEADSIMLLTLQGPVAQDCRVLGAFMQLVRDLERIGDYAKDLGEIAVKLFPYPPLACMPDVERMSHETQAMLGMSLIALVELNPEAGTQMKEKDTTVDDAYDRLYRHLASQSNYRGVLEPVLLVTLAIRHLERMADHATNIGQRVTYIVTGRRG, from the coding sequence GTGCAACGGGTGAACACCTCTAAACTCAACTCCAGTCGTCAACAGTTTGAACGAGAACTCAAGCGCCTCCGTCAAGATGTGTTGCGGATGGGCGCTCTTGTGGAAAATTCCTGTCGTCTCAGCCATCAGGCATTGTTTCATCGGGATTTGGCAGCAGCCGATGTCCTCAAGCCTCTCGATAAGCAGATTGATCACTTCTATCGTCAAATTGAAGCCGATAGTATTATGTTGCTGACCCTGCAAGGCCCGGTGGCCCAGGATTGTCGAGTCTTAGGGGCGTTTATGCAGTTAGTACGGGACCTAGAACGAATTGGGGATTATGCTAAGGATTTAGGGGAGATTGCCGTCAAGTTATTTCCCTATCCACCCTTGGCTTGTATGCCTGATGTGGAACGGATGTCCCATGAGACCCAAGCAATGTTAGGCATGAGTTTGATAGCTCTGGTGGAGCTTAATCCCGAGGCGGGGACTCAGATGAAGGAGAAGGACACCACTGTTGATGATGCCTACGATCGCCTCTATCGCCATCTCGCTAGCCAATCTAACTATCGCGGTGTGTTGGAGCCGGTTCTCTTGGTCACCTTAGCCATTCGCCACCTGGAACGGATGGCGGACCATGCCACCAATATCGGTCAGCGGGTGACGTATATTGTCACGGGACGGCGAGGCTGA
- a CDS encoding sensor histidine kinase — protein MWVVAFLLGFMIGGGIFAWREQLQRRHWHRLLTQVPEDVTEKSLSVQSQMRQALTHLSQVHEEAQVQLRMYEVILELAPIGYVQVDNENHPLIFNRQARSLLKVSDWDPGGDRLFLEVVRSYELDLLIQQTRNYQRSSYQEWQFFPQAADAAQISSQNPQTLRAYGLPLADGDVGIFLEDRQMLVELSQSRDRWMSDLAHELRTPLTSIQLVVETLVDRLEGPMKGWVERLLPETQRLVTLVQDWLELSHLENQETLTTEPLHLQGLIESVWQTLEPLAVQKQVTFHYRELETDGEPFWVEGDSSRLYRVFLNVLDNAIRYSPPGGTIHVQAQRCADLNQGDRVQLEIVDEGEGFASADLPHIFERLYRGDPGRGRSPDAGITGEVMTSTGSGLGLAIVQQIILAHQGTIEASNHPQTGGACLTLNLPRAIPSSREGSGP, from the coding sequence ATGTGGGTGGTGGCATTTCTACTAGGATTCATGATTGGGGGTGGGATTTTTGCCTGGCGTGAACAACTCCAGCGTCGTCATTGGCATCGCTTACTAACTCAGGTTCCAGAGGATGTGACTGAGAAAAGTCTCTCGGTTCAATCCCAGATGCGTCAGGCACTAACCCACCTGAGTCAAGTCCATGAAGAGGCTCAGGTGCAACTCCGGATGTATGAGGTCATCCTTGAGTTGGCCCCCATTGGCTATGTGCAAGTCGATAATGAAAATCATCCCTTAATTTTTAATCGTCAAGCCCGTTCGCTGCTGAAAGTGTCCGATTGGGATCCAGGGGGCGATCGCCTCTTTTTGGAGGTGGTGCGTTCCTATGAATTGGATTTGCTAATTCAACAAACTCGCAATTATCAACGGTCCTCTTATCAGGAATGGCAGTTTTTTCCCCAGGCCGCTGATGCAGCGCAAATCAGTAGTCAAAATCCCCAAACCCTGAGGGCCTATGGCTTACCCTTAGCCGATGGTGATGTGGGTATCTTTCTCGAAGATCGGCAAATGCTCGTGGAGTTAAGCCAATCCCGCGATCGCTGGATGTCGGATTTAGCCCATGAACTGCGAACCCCCTTAACCTCTATTCAGCTCGTCGTTGAAACCCTCGTCGATCGCCTTGAGGGTCCCATGAAGGGATGGGTGGAGCGTTTACTCCCGGAAACCCAACGGCTCGTGACCTTAGTTCAAGATTGGCTGGAATTAAGTCATCTGGAAAATCAAGAAACCCTGACAACCGAACCCCTGCATTTACAGGGGTTGATTGAGTCAGTTTGGCAAACCTTGGAGCCGTTAGCAGTCCAAAAACAGGTAACCTTCCACTACCGAGAACTGGAGACGGACGGGGAGCCATTCTGGGTGGAGGGAGACAGTTCCCGGCTCTATCGGGTATTTCTGAATGTATTGGATAATGCCATTCGCTACAGTCCGCCTGGAGGGACAATTCACGTCCAGGCCCAGCGTTGTGCTGATCTCAATCAGGGGGACCGGGTGCAGCTTGAGATTGTGGATGAGGGGGAAGGCTTCGCCAGTGCAGATTTACCCCATATCTTTGAACGGCTCTATCGCGGAGACCCGGGACGAGGGCGCAGTCCTGATGCTGGTATCACGGGAGAGGTCATGACCTCCACGGGGAGCGGTTTAGGGTTGGCGATCGTGCAGCAGATTATCCTAGCGCATCAGGGAACTATTGAAGCGAGCAATCACCCCCAAACGGGGGGGGCGTGCTTAACCCTGAACTTACCTCGGGCCATCCCCAGTTCGAGAGAGGGGTCTGGCCCCTAG